The following coding sequences lie in one Flavobacterium sp. 20NA77.7 genomic window:
- a CDS encoding START-like domain-containing protein has product MKQKIKYELEFPIHSSPQLLYQYIITPSGLSEWFAENVNSRGEIYSFIWDDSVEKAKLASKKSGEKVKFRWLDENENDTEYYFEIRIQVDEITQDVSLIVTDFAEEEELLEAKLLWENLVSDLKHVIGSV; this is encoded by the coding sequence ATGAAGCAAAAAATAAAATACGAATTAGAATTTCCCATACATTCTTCGCCACAATTATTATATCAATACATTATTACTCCCTCAGGATTATCAGAATGGTTTGCAGAAAATGTTAACTCACGCGGCGAAATTTATTCGTTTATTTGGGATGATTCTGTGGAAAAAGCCAAATTAGCTTCAAAAAAATCAGGCGAGAAAGTGAAATTTAGATGGCTAGATGAAAATGAAAATGATACCGAGTATTATTTTGAAATTAGAATCCAAGTTGATGAAATTACACAAGATGTTTCATTAATTGTTACCGATTTTGCTGAAGAAGAAGAATTGTTAGAAGCAAAATTATTATGGGAAAACCTTGTTTCAGATTTAAAGCACGTGATAGGTTCAGTATAA
- a CDS encoding DUF6691 family protein: MKLIKFFIVGFVFGVVLTKAEAISWYRIYEMFYFQSFHMYGIIITAILTGVTGIYFIKKKALKSSEGKPIQIADKDRVFFRYIVGGVMFGLGWGIVGCCPGPIFILLGTGILSVFIILIGALLGTYAYGILKDKLPH, from the coding sequence ATGAAATTAATTAAATTTTTTATAGTTGGATTTGTTTTTGGTGTGGTATTAACAAAAGCCGAAGCCATTTCTTGGTATCGTATTTATGAAATGTTTTATTTTCAATCCTTTCATATGTATGGAATTATTATAACAGCTATTTTAACAGGTGTAACAGGAATTTATTTTATAAAGAAAAAGGCTTTAAAAAGTAGTGAAGGCAAACCTATACAAATAGCAGATAAAGATAGAGTGTTTTTTAGATACATAGTAGGAGGTGTCATGTTTGGGTTAGGTTGGGGAATTGTAGGTTGTTGTCCAGGTCCTATTTTTATTTTATTAGGGACAGGTATTTTATCTGTTTTTATTATTCTAATAGGCGCGTTGTTAGGTACTTATGCATATGGAATTTTAAAAGATAAGCTTCCTCATTAA
- a CDS encoding alpha-ketoacid dehydrogenase subunit alpha/beta, translating to MAKTETLTFEDFKKEVLNDFKIASISRECSLLGRKEVLTGKAKFGIFGDGKEVPQLAMAKAFQNGDFRSGYYRDQTFMMAIGSLSIEQFFAGLYGHPDLDFDPMSAGRQMGGHFATHSLDEKGNWKNLTLQKNSSADISPTAGQMPRLLGLAQASKIYRNVAEIPTENNFSNNGNEVAWGTIGNASTSEGLFFETINAAGVLQVPMVMSVWDDEYGISVHAKYQTTKENISEILKGFQRDEHGKGYEIFRVKGWDYPTLVSTYQKASEIARIEHVPVLIHVQELTQPQGHSTSGSHERYKNTERLAWETEYDCIVQLKKWMVANNIATVEEIETIEKASKKEVLEGKKTAWNNFTTAIKNDVVEAVTILNQVAQNSENKVFIEKHISDLTSIKEPIRKDILVTVRKVLRLLSDDARMVLSNWITLYTAKIQPKYSANLYSESQHAVSHANEVVPVYNEKAEEVDARLVLRDNFDALFAKYPETLIFGEDSGTIGDVNQGLEGMQEKYGIHRVADAGIREATILGQGIGMAMRGLRPIAEIQYLDYLLYAIQIMSDDLATLQYRTHGRQKAPLIIRTRGHRLEGIWHSGSPMGMIINAIRGIHVLVPRNMTKAAGFYNTLLEFDEPALVIECLNGYRLKEKLPTNLGEFKTPIGKVETILSGKDITVVSYGSTLRIIEQAAKELAEIGIEIELIDIQSLLPFDTTKDIVKSVAKTNRLLVIDEDVPGGASAYILQEIIENQQAYYHLDSAPQTLTAKAHRPAYGTDGDYFSKPSIEDVYEKIYEMMHEAFPAKFPKLY from the coding sequence ATGGCAAAAACAGAAACTTTAACATTTGAAGATTTTAAAAAAGAGGTTTTAAACGATTTTAAGATAGCAAGTATCAGCCGAGAATGTAGTTTATTAGGACGTAAAGAAGTACTAACTGGTAAGGCTAAATTTGGAATTTTTGGTGATGGAAAAGAAGTGCCTCAATTAGCTATGGCAAAAGCATTTCAAAATGGAGATTTTCGTTCAGGATATTACCGTGATCAAACCTTTATGATGGCTATTGGTTCGTTATCTATTGAACAGTTTTTTGCAGGACTTTATGGGCATCCTGATTTAGATTTTGACCCAATGAGTGCAGGACGTCAAATGGGAGGTCATTTTGCTACTCATTCCCTAGACGAAAAAGGCAATTGGAAAAATTTAACCCTACAAAAAAACTCAAGTGCAGACATATCACCTACTGCTGGTCAAATGCCTAGACTTTTAGGATTAGCACAAGCTTCTAAAATTTATAGAAATGTTGCCGAAATTCCTACTGAAAATAACTTTTCAAATAATGGAAATGAGGTAGCATGGGGAACTATAGGAAATGCATCAACTTCTGAAGGATTATTTTTTGAAACTATCAATGCTGCTGGCGTACTTCAAGTTCCCATGGTAATGAGCGTCTGGGACGATGAATATGGAATTTCCGTTCATGCTAAATACCAAACGACCAAAGAAAATATTTCTGAAATTTTAAAAGGATTTCAACGCGACGAACATGGAAAAGGTTACGAAATTTTTAGAGTAAAAGGTTGGGATTACCCTACCCTAGTTTCAACCTATCAAAAAGCCAGTGAAATAGCAAGAATAGAACACGTACCCGTATTAATTCACGTGCAAGAATTAACACAACCTCAAGGACATTCTACTTCGGGTTCACACGAACGATATAAAAATACAGAACGATTAGCTTGGGAAACAGAATATGATTGTATTGTTCAATTGAAAAAATGGATGGTAGCTAATAATATCGCTACAGTTGAAGAAATTGAGACAATTGAAAAAGCGAGCAAAAAAGAGGTATTAGAAGGAAAAAAAACAGCTTGGAATAACTTTACAACTGCCATTAAAAATGATGTTGTAGAAGCGGTTACTATTCTAAATCAAGTAGCTCAAAACTCTGAAAATAAAGTTTTTATAGAAAAACACATCTCAGATTTAACTTCTATTAAAGAACCTATTAGAAAAGACATTTTAGTTACAGTAAGAAAAGTGCTTCGGTTACTTTCTGATGATGCACGAATGGTTCTTTCCAATTGGATTACACTTTATACTGCTAAAATACAGCCAAAATATAGCGCCAATTTATATTCTGAATCACAACATGCCGTTTCACATGCAAATGAAGTAGTGCCTGTATACAACGAAAAAGCTGAAGAAGTTGATGCCCGTTTAGTGTTAAGAGATAATTTTGATGCCTTATTTGCTAAATATCCAGAAACCCTAATTTTTGGTGAAGATTCAGGAACCATTGGTGATGTTAATCAAGGTTTAGAAGGTATGCAAGAAAAATATGGCATACATCGAGTAGCTGATGCAGGCATTAGAGAAGCAACTATTTTAGGACAAGGTATAGGCATGGCAATGAGAGGGTTACGCCCTATTGCTGAAATTCAATATTTAGACTACTTATTGTATGCTATTCAAATTATGAGCGATGATTTAGCTACATTACAATACCGAACACATGGTCGTCAAAAAGCACCATTAATTATCAGAACTCGTGGTCATAGATTAGAAGGAATTTGGCATTCAGGTTCACCAATGGGAATGATAATTAATGCCATTCGTGGTATCCATGTTTTGGTCCCAAGAAATATGACAAAAGCTGCTGGATTTTACAATACCTTACTGGAATTTGATGAACCTGCACTTGTTATTGAATGCTTAAATGGGTATAGATTAAAAGAAAAATTACCTACTAACTTAGGTGAATTCAAAACACCTATTGGAAAAGTAGAAACCATTCTTTCTGGAAAAGACATTACAGTTGTATCTTATGGTTCAACTTTACGTATTATCGAACAAGCTGCAAAAGAATTAGCTGAAATAGGAATTGAAATTGAATTGATTGATATTCAATCGTTACTTCCTTTTGACACAACAAAAGACATCGTAAAATCTGTAGCAAAAACAAATCGCTTATTAGTTATCGACGAAGATGTACCTGGTGGAGCAAGTGCCTATATATTGCAAGAAATAATAGAGAATCAGCAAGCTTATTATCATTTAGATAGTGCACCGCAAACATTAACCGCAAAAGCACATAGACCGGCTTATGGAACAGACGGAGATTACTTCTCTAAACCGAGCATAGAAGATGTTTATGAGAAAATATACGAAATGATGCATGAAGCTTTTCCTGCTAAATTCCCAAAATTATATTAA
- a CDS encoding endonuclease, with translation MKILYLVTFLVASLGYSQVYINEIDPDTPSTDVKEFIELHSTNPNTSLNGYVLVFFNAGSTSPYSGTLSYYAIDLDGYTTDINGNFLIGNSQVSPTPTLDLPETTLQNGPDAIALYLGNATDFPTNTAATATNLAHAIAYSNAATTQPSALMTILNLTTCINENATSNAANHSIQRKADGTFEVKAPTPGMNNDGSGIVLNYLTTVLNAASYTEGQQILINFTLTNPVASTTTFSIALTNGTFTSADFSGTTSLSIAAGSSSASTTLTLTDDTIDEGDEEFVLMISGLPTDIVPTTNSILRRVADNDYVVLNFGTPLNPTYNTVSSTAPTNYYASLEGLSGTALRQAIQDIIANPAVVHLHSYADIWEILKTADQNPANGSQVWCMYIEQPMSKIDQQQGNSIVGKWNREHIFCQSRGGFQAASNDTADGINVWTTTSASSTVDGVSDAHHIRAENGQENSSRNNKNYGLVNSSTVYAGPTTTQGSWKGDVARALFYMAVRFNALNVVNGDPSEYNGTNPSGNIGDLAALLAWHTQDPRDDYEMNRNNYVYTWQHNRNPFIDYPSLVSYVFGSNYGQPWSSALAITTIENEQLKVFPNPTTDYIQIEGIATATHVQITTLTGQFVYQTTIEQNQRLPLDLEAGIYFVKLSSQEKQTTKKIIVK, from the coding sequence ATGAAAATACTTTACTTAGTAACATTTTTAGTAGCATCTCTTGGCTATAGTCAAGTGTATATTAATGAAATTGATCCTGACACACCCTCAACAGATGTTAAAGAATTTATCGAATTGCATTCTACAAATCCAAATACTAGTTTAAATGGCTATGTATTAGTGTTTTTTAATGCTGGAAGTACATCTCCTTATTCGGGTACGTTAAGTTATTATGCTATCGACTTAGATGGTTATACTACAGATATTAATGGAAATTTTTTAATTGGAAATTCTCAAGTTTCCCCAACTCCAACATTGGATTTACCAGAAACAACCTTGCAAAATGGTCCTGATGCAATTGCGCTTTATTTAGGAAATGCAACAGATTTTCCAACAAATACAGCAGCAACTGCGACAAATTTAGCGCATGCTATTGCTTATTCTAATGCAGCTACTACACAGCCATCAGCTTTAATGACTATTTTAAATTTGACTACTTGTATTAATGAAAATGCTACATCTAATGCCGCCAATCATTCGATACAAAGAAAAGCAGATGGTACCTTTGAAGTTAAGGCGCCTACACCAGGTATGAATAATGATGGGAGTGGAATTGTGTTGAATTATTTGACCACTGTTTTAAATGCTGCGTCTTACACAGAGGGACAACAAATCTTAATTAACTTTACACTAACTAATCCAGTTGCATCAACTACAACATTTTCTATAGCATTGACGAATGGAACTTTCACTTCGGCTGATTTTTCAGGAACAACATCTTTAAGTATTGCTGCGGGCAGTTCATCAGCTTCTACAACACTGACATTAACAGATGATACAATTGATGAAGGAGATGAAGAATTTGTTTTGATGATTTCTGGTTTGCCAACAGATATTGTGCCTACAACTAATTCGATATTACGAAGAGTGGCAGATAATGATTATGTGGTTTTGAATTTTGGCACACCATTAAATCCAACTTATAACACAGTGTCGAGTACGGCACCTACAAATTATTATGCTTCATTAGAAGGATTGTCTGGTACCGCATTGCGACAAGCGATTCAAGATATTATAGCGAATCCTGCTGTAGTGCATTTACATAGTTATGCTGATATTTGGGAAATATTGAAAACTGCTGATCAAAACCCAGCTAATGGTTCACAAGTTTGGTGTATGTATATTGAACAACCAATGTCTAAAATTGATCAACAACAAGGCAATAGCATAGTAGGAAAATGGAATAGAGAGCATATTTTTTGTCAATCGAGAGGAGGGTTTCAAGCCGCTTCAAATGATACAGCCGATGGTATTAATGTATGGACAACAACGAGTGCGTCAAGTACTGTTGACGGTGTTTCTGATGCGCACCATATTCGTGCTGAAAACGGACAAGAAAATTCGTCAAGAAATAATAAAAACTATGGTTTAGTTAATTCTTCAACGGTGTATGCAGGACCCACAACTACGCAAGGTTCATGGAAAGGCGATGTAGCAAGAGCGCTATTTTATATGGCGGTACGTTTTAATGCTTTAAATGTTGTGAATGGCGATCCAAGCGAATATAACGGTACCAATCCTTCGGGAAATATAGGTGATTTAGCAGCCTTGCTTGCATGGCACACACAAGATCCAAGAGATGATTATGAAATGAATCGAAACAATTATGTTTACACTTGGCAACACAATAGAAATCCGTTTATTGATTATCCGTCATTAGTGAGTTATGTATTTGGTTCAAATTATGGCCAACCTTGGTCATCTGCTTTAGCGATTACAACTATTGAAAATGAACAGCTAAAAGTATTTCCTAACCCTACAACAGATTACATTCAAATTGAAGGGATTGCAACAGCTACACATGTGCAAATCACTACTTTGACAGGACAATTCGTTTACCAAACTACAATAGAACAAAATCAACGATTACCACTTGATTTAGAAGCAGGTATATATTTTGTAAAGCTGAGTAGTCAGGAAAAACAAACCACAAAAAAAATTATTGTGAAATAA
- a CDS encoding malate dehydrogenase, with amino-acid sequence MKVTIVGAGNVGATCADVISYRGIASEVVLLDIKEGFAEGKAMDIMQCATTTGFNTRVSGSTNDYSKTANSNVVVITSGIPRKPGMTREELIGINAGIVKTVADNVLKFSPDAIIVVVSNPMDTMTYLTLKATGLPKNRIIGMGGALDSSRFKYYLSQALQRPSNDVQGMVIGGHGDTTMIPLTRLASYNGSPVSNFLSQDALDKVAADTMVGGATLTGLLGTSAWYAPGASVAYLVDSILNDQKKMIPCSVFLEGEYGQSDICLGVPCIIGKNGIEEIVDIQLNDAEKVLFAKSADAVRAMNGDLKAVLA; translated from the coding sequence ATGAAAGTAACTATAGTAGGAGCTGGTAACGTAGGAGCTACTTGTGCTGATGTGATTTCTTATAGAGGAATTGCTAGCGAAGTGGTGTTACTAGACATCAAAGAAGGTTTTGCAGAAGGTAAAGCCATGGACATTATGCAGTGTGCAACTACAACAGGATTCAATACAAGAGTTTCTGGTAGCACAAATGATTATTCAAAAACCGCTAATTCAAACGTAGTGGTTATTACTTCTGGTATTCCTAGAAAACCAGGAATGACTCGTGAAGAGCTTATTGGTATTAATGCAGGTATTGTAAAAACAGTAGCTGATAATGTATTGAAATTTTCGCCAGATGCTATTATTGTTGTAGTTTCAAATCCTATGGATACAATGACGTATTTAACATTAAAAGCAACAGGTTTACCAAAAAATAGAATTATAGGAATGGGAGGTGCATTAGACAGCTCACGTTTTAAATATTATTTATCTCAGGCATTGCAAAGACCAAGTAATGATGTGCAAGGGATGGTTATAGGTGGTCATGGAGATACAACTATGATTCCATTAACGCGTTTAGCTTCTTACAACGGTTCACCAGTTTCTAATTTCTTATCACAAGATGCTTTAGATAAAGTAGCTGCTGATACTATGGTAGGGGGTGCTACATTAACAGGATTATTAGGTACTTCTGCATGGTATGCTCCAGGTGCTTCTGTAGCGTATTTAGTAGACAGTATTTTAAACGACCAAAAGAAAATGATTCCTTGTTCTGTGTTTTTAGAAGGGGAGTATGGACAATCTGATATTTGTTTAGGTGTGCCTTGTATTATTGGTAAAAATGGAATTGAAGAAATTGTTGATATTCAATTAAACGATGCTGAAAAAGTGTTGTTTGCTAAATCAGCAGATGCAGTAAGAGCTATGAATGGCGATTTAAAAGCGGTTTTAGCTTAA
- the prmA gene encoding 50S ribosomal protein L11 methyltransferase — protein MSTTYIGYHFTIEPKELGSEILIAELGETPFESFIETETGISAYIQKELWNDDILEDIYILQNTEFKISYTFEEIAQVNWNEEWEKNFSPIDVDGVCHVRAPFHPATNTKYEIVIEPKMSFGTGHHETTHMMIQHLLELDLENKKTIDMGCGTAILAILAEMKGAKPIEAIDIDNWCYLNSIENAERNNCKHISVYEGDASILNQGQKYDVFIANINRNILLNDIAIYVTCMNQGAILLLSGFYTEDISAIQACCEALGLTYINKKERNNWVSLRFIKQ, from the coding sequence ATGTCAACTACATATATAGGTTACCATTTTACAATTGAACCCAAAGAATTAGGTTCAGAGATATTAATTGCTGAATTAGGCGAAACACCTTTTGAAAGTTTTATTGAAACCGAAACAGGAATTTCAGCCTACATTCAAAAAGAACTTTGGAATGATGATATTTTAGAGGATATTTATATTCTACAAAATACTGAATTTAAAATAAGTTACACGTTTGAAGAAATTGCGCAAGTAAATTGGAATGAAGAATGGGAAAAGAACTTCTCTCCTATTGATGTAGATGGAGTTTGTCACGTTAGAGCGCCTTTTCATCCAGCAACTAATACCAAATATGAAATCGTAATTGAACCAAAAATGAGTTTTGGAACAGGACATCATGAAACTACCCATATGATGATTCAACATTTACTGGAACTAGATTTAGAAAATAAAAAAACAATTGATATGGGTTGTGGTACAGCTATTTTGGCTATTTTAGCAGAAATGAAAGGAGCTAAACCTATCGAAGCTATTGATATTGATAATTGGTGCTATTTAAATTCTATTGAGAATGCTGAACGTAATAATTGCAAACATATTTCCGTTTATGAAGGCGACGCTAGTATATTAAATCAAGGTCAAAAATATGATGTTTTTATTGCAAATATTAACAGAAACATTTTATTAAATGATATAGCAATCTATGTAACTTGCATGAATCAGGGAGCTATATTATTATTAAGTGGTTTCTACACAGAAGATATTTCGGCTATTCAAGCATGTTGTGAAGCATTAGGTTTAACCTATATCAATAAAAAAGAACGAAATAATTGGGTAAGTTTACGATTTATTAAACAATAA
- a CDS encoding ATP-dependent Clp protease adaptor ClpS, protein MYIRKLINTLEQVEEEIALEESIGLNNEIVLFNDDVNTFDHVIETLVYVCEHTWEQAEQCAILVHYKGKCTVKTGELEKLKPICSALLEAGLSAEII, encoded by the coding sequence ATGTACATTAGAAAACTTATAAATACATTAGAACAAGTTGAAGAAGAAATTGCGTTAGAAGAATCTATTGGTTTAAACAACGAAATAGTTTTATTTAACGATGATGTAAATACGTTTGATCATGTAATTGAAACACTAGTGTATGTTTGCGAACACACTTGGGAACAAGCCGAACAATGTGCAATTCTAGTGCACTACAAAGGAAAATGCACTGTTAAAACGGGAGAACTAGAAAAACTAAAACCCATCTGTTCTGCTCTTTTAGAAGCAGGTTTAAGTGCTGAAATTATATAA
- a CDS encoding YeeE/YedE family protein has protein sequence MNVIFGTWHWSISGFVIGIIMLVLTYFGKTFGMSSNLRTLCSMTPAKKQSSYFDFDWKEQRWNLAIVLGAIAGGFFAYHFMMDTSEVVQLNPKTLNQLQQLHIDAPQGKLVPDAIFSLDTLFSVKGFLIVLLGGFLIGFGTPYAGGCTSGHAISGLSNLQIPSLIAVIGFFIGGLIAAHYIIPLLFN, from the coding sequence ATGAATGTAATATTTGGTACTTGGCATTGGTCTATTTCTGGATTCGTCATAGGAATCATTATGTTAGTTTTGACTTATTTTGGAAAAACCTTTGGGATGTCCTCTAATTTAAGGACATTATGTAGTATGACTCCTGCTAAGAAGCAAAGTTCTTATTTTGATTTTGATTGGAAAGAACAACGTTGGAATTTGGCTATTGTTTTAGGTGCTATTGCAGGCGGTTTTTTTGCGTATCATTTTATGATGGATACTTCAGAAGTGGTACAACTCAATCCGAAAACGCTTAATCAATTACAACAATTACATATTGATGCACCTCAGGGCAAATTAGTGCCCGATGCTATTTTTAGTTTGGATACTTTATTTTCAGTGAAAGGTTTTTTAATCGTGCTTTTAGGTGGATTTTTAATTGGTTTTGGCACGCCTTATGCGGGCGGCTGTACATCGGGACATGCTATTTCAGGATTAAGTAATTTGCAAATTCCTTCCTTAATTGCAGTAATTGGATTTTTTATAGGTGGACTAATAGCGGCTCATTATATAATTCCTTTATTATTTAACTAG
- a CDS encoding 2-dehydro-3-deoxyphosphooctonate aldolase: protein MQLKNNIMTTPSKLYFSKNIIAAVALILFISCISTKSTIQNIDNTAVLPKLYENAFIIEEYANDSKYGFNENYPINLGFYKNENSNTTNIKRFFNGLTSKSGETLSYKKIGTCCPYPSKNNGVGAGTLDIYEVSVEGKTDKWLVYINIYEKGKILCPNGFEIKKRIM from the coding sequence ATGCAACTAAAAAATAATATCATGACAACTCCATCTAAACTATATTTTAGTAAAAATATAATAGCCGCAGTAGCTTTAATACTATTTATTTCATGTATAAGTACCAAATCTACCATTCAAAATATTGACAATACTGCAGTATTACCAAAACTATACGAAAATGCTTTTATCATTGAAGAATATGCTAATGATAGCAAATATGGTTTTAATGAAAATTACCCAATTAATCTTGGTTTTTACAAAAACGAAAACTCCAATACTACTAATATAAAACGTTTTTTTAATGGACTAACCTCTAAATCAGGAGAAACATTAAGTTATAAAAAAATAGGTACTTGTTGTCCTTACCCTTCAAAAAATAATGGCGTTGGTGCTGGTACACTCGACATCTATGAAGTAAGTGTGGAAGGAAAGACCGATAAATGGTTAGTATATATAAATATTTACGAAAAAGGGAAAATTCTTTGTCCAAATGGGTTTGAGATAAAAAAACGAATTATGTAA
- a CDS encoding heavy-metal-associated domain-containing protein, producing the protein MKTTVHIQNLKCGGCANTITKNLSALDDISDVTIGIEDASVTFDYTVEHSLELVKETLAKLGYPEDGEANSLGSKAKSMVSCAIGKITS; encoded by the coding sequence ATGAAAACAACAGTTCATATACAAAATTTAAAATGTGGTGGTTGTGCAAATACTATCACTAAAAATTTAAGCGCTCTTGATGATATTTCTGATGTTACAATAGGTATAGAAGACGCGTCTGTAACTTTTGATTATACAGTCGAACATTCTTTAGAGTTAGTAAAAGAAACCTTAGCAAAATTAGGTTATCCAGAAGATGGTGAAGCGAACTCTTTAGGTTCAAAAGCAAAGTCAATGGTAAGTTGTGCTATTGGTAAAATAACATCATAA
- a CDS encoding aminotransferase class IV, protein MVNYNGSIKQSSEVVVETNRGFLYGDAVFETLRVTQSILFLEEHYLRLMAAMRICRMDIPMNFTMEYFEEQIMLLVQHLEKSPAYRIRCTVFRDANGFYTPDTNAASFIISALPLTDEKYQINAKPYEVELYKDFHVTKHLLATLKTTNKMVHTLAGIFAKENYYQNCLLINEDKNIVEAIQGNVFMKIGSKVCTPPISDGCINGVLRKQVIKLLKADTTIEFEERSISPFELQKADELFLSNVIMGIQPITKYRKKEYENTFAVALTHQLNESIN, encoded by the coding sequence ATGGTTAATTATAACGGAAGTATTAAACAATCAAGTGAGGTAGTTGTAGAAACGAATCGCGGTTTTCTATATGGTGATGCGGTTTTTGAAACACTACGTGTTACCCAATCTATTTTATTTTTAGAAGAACATTATCTTCGATTAATGGCTGCGATGCGTATTTGTAGAATGGATATTCCTATGAATTTTACTATGGAATATTTTGAAGAGCAAATTATGTTGTTAGTGCAACACTTAGAAAAAAGTCCAGCCTATAGAATTCGTTGCACAGTGTTTAGAGATGCTAATGGATTTTATACACCAGATACAAATGCAGCAAGCTTTATTATTTCGGCATTACCTTTGACAGATGAAAAATATCAAATCAATGCAAAACCTTATGAAGTAGAATTGTATAAAGATTTTCATGTAACCAAGCATTTATTAGCAACGCTTAAAACAACAAATAAAATGGTACATACTTTAGCTGGAATTTTTGCTAAAGAAAATTACTATCAAAATTGTTTATTAATCAATGAAGATAAAAATATTGTTGAAGCCATTCAAGGTAATGTCTTTATGAAAATAGGATCTAAAGTGTGCACACCACCTATTAGTGATGGTTGTATTAATGGTGTATTAAGAAAGCAGGTGATAAAATTACTAAAAGCAGATACTACTATTGAATTTGAAGAACGCTCTATCTCTCCTTTTGAACTTCAAAAAGCTGATGAATTATTTTTGTCAAATGTGATTATGGGTATTCAACCTATTACTAAATACCGAAAAAAAGAATACGAAAATACATTTGCAGTAGCTTTAACACATCAATTAAACGAAAGTATTAATTAA
- a CDS encoding DUF4199 domain-containing protein: protein MTKLKLEIYWGFYLAFTFIVWMQVERWLGFHTDKIIFQPIFSSLLFIPLTFLYWRALFLKKQNDYKNTITFQQSFISSLLITGVFALFLPIALYFSLKYISPDLLQNFIAKTMQSGKISLAEAQSYYNFKSLLLMNYSTLLPIGIIIGYVISKKNATKK, encoded by the coding sequence ATGACAAAATTAAAACTAGAAATCTATTGGGGATTTTATCTCGCATTTACGTTTATAGTATGGATGCAAGTGGAACGTTGGTTAGGGTTTCATACAGATAAAATCATTTTTCAGCCTATTTTTTCTTCCTTACTGTTTATCCCATTAACCTTTTTATATTGGAGAGCCTTATTTTTAAAAAAGCAAAATGATTATAAAAATACCATCACTTTTCAGCAATCCTTTATTTCTAGTTTACTAATAACAGGCGTTTTTGCTCTTTTTTTGCCTATAGCGCTTTATTTTTCATTGAAATATATTTCACCTGATTTGCTTCAAAACTTTATTGCTAAAACCATGCAAAGTGGAAAAATTTCGTTAGCCGAAGCACAATCCTATTACAACTTTAAAAGTCTACTATTAATGAATTATTCTACATTATTGCCAATTGGTATAATTATTGGATATGTTATTTCAAAAAAAAATGCAACTAAAAAATAA